A region of the Pseudarthrobacter phenanthrenivorans Sphe3 genome:
CTGCCGCGCCGGCCGCGGTGTTGTAGGCCTGTACAGCTTCCGGCCGCGTTGCCAGCAGGATCATGACGATCCATGGGGCGGCGACAGCAAGGCGCGCCGCATTGATGGTCCAGGACTGCCTCGCCTCCAGTTCGCTGCGGGTGCGGGCGCTTTCGCGGAGGAATTCAGCCAATGTGCCGAGCAGCTTTCCCAGATCCGAGCCGCCGACTTCCCGGGTCAGGCGCAGGGCCTCGACAATGCGGTCGGCGACAGGGTCCGCGAGCCGGTGTTTGAGCTTGTTGAGTGAGGCATCAAACTGGCCCCCCGCGCGATAGTCGGCGCCGAAGTCCCGGAAGACATGGCGCAACTCTTCGGGGCCTTTATCGCCCAGCTGGATGAGCGCCTCAGGCAGTGGCAGGCCGGCGCGTATTGCGGACCGGAGGTGGTCGACGACGTCGGGCCAAAGCTGTCGCAACAGGGCGCTTCTCTTTTTCGCCCTCCAGCGCAGGATGCTGATGGGGAGCCAGGCAGCGAACAGCGCAAAGCAGCCGGCGATCGGCCAGGAACGGCTGACGGTGTAGAACACCAATGCCACGAAGAGCCCGAGGCCCAGGCACGTGCCTATCAGCCCGCCGGGAGACACTTTGTCCACCCCTGCAGAGGCGAGAAGGTCTGCCAGGCGGCTAGTCTTCCGCTCCCGCGGACCCCGTTCCGGCGACTCCCAGCAGGACCACCAGATGAGGAAGAGACCCGTCCCTGCCGTTACCCCCAGCAATGCCGACGTCATCGCGGATCCAGCAACGCCGCGACGTCGTAGCCTGCTCGGTGGAACTTCTCAGCGGCGGGCATCGAGTTGGCTCTCGCCTGCAGGGTGCCATCCACCATGGTGAACACCGGCGAAGACTCGATGATGCCGTTTTCCACCCGGCGGCCGAGTGACAGGATCTCCGTTACTTCCCTGCGTCCATTGGCGTGCCTGCTGCAGTGGACCACGAGGTCGATGCAGGAGGCGACAGTCGGGACAACAAAGGCGCTTGAAATGTTCTCACCCGCGAGAAGTGGCAGGGTGCAGATCTTGGTGACGGCGTCGTGGGCTGAATTTGCGTGGACAGTACACATGCCTGGAAGGCCACTGTTCAAAGCGATGAGCATGTCCAGGCTTTCAGCTTCGCGGACCTCGCCCACCACCAGGCGGTCGGGGCGCATACGGAGGGCTTCCTTGACCAAACGGCGAAGCGGGATCTCGCCTTCGCCCTCCAGGTTTGGCTGCCGGCACTGGAGGCCGACAACGTCGCGCAGGGGAAACTGCAGTTCGAAGATCTCCTCCACCGTAATGACCCGTTCGCGGCTTCCAATGCTCGCGGCGAGGCAGTTCAGCATCGTGGTCTTGCCGGCCTGGGTGGCGCCCGAGACCAGGATATTGAGGCCGCTTGATACCGCTGCGCCGAGAAAACGGGCGGACTGCGGAGTCAGGGTACCCAGCTCCACCAGGTGCTCAAGCCGGGTTGCCTTGACCACGAACTTCCTGATGTTGACTGCCCAGTGCTTCCGGGTCACGTCCGGGATGACAACGTGAAGCCGCGAACCGTCAGGCAGCGCGGCGTCAACGAAAGGCGAAGACATGTCGAGCCTTCGGCCGGAGCTCTTCAGCATCCGCTCCACCAGGTCACGGACCTGTTGCTCGGTCAGGCTGAGGGAGGTCAGTTCGGATTCGCCGTTGCGGGCCACGAAAATTTCATTGGGGGCGTTGAGCCATACCTCTTCGATGGCGGGATCGTCCAGCAAAGGCTGGAGCACACCGAAACCGGCTACTGCGTCAAAGAGGAATCTGCGGGCAGCATCTAACGGACCTATGGGAGGAAGAGGCCCAAGCAGCGCCCGCTCGTCGTAGTCCGTAACGGCAGCCTCAACAAGCCGGCGCACCTCACCTGCCTGGTGCAGAGGGTCCAGCCCCCGACGACGGATCAGCTCGCGGACCTCGTCCTCGACAATTCCCAGCGCGTCCATATGTTCCCCAATACAACTGCCGCCCCCGGCGGAGGCAGTGCAACTGGGATAAAGACTAGGGACCATACAACATGCTGCCAAGTCATAAGGATTAGCTGTGGATAAGCGCAAGATAACCACAGGATCACCAGAAGCATCAGCAGCACCACTGTTTCCACCAGCAACACGATGCTATGGTGAGCGCGTTAATCGTCAAATCTCTGTCCGGCTGGTTCCTGGGGAACCATCCGGCACAGCAACCCAGATGAGGGCTCGTGGAGCGCCTCGTTGTCTCCGGAGCCATTATGAAACGGAACCTGTCTCAGTCCCGTCGCCCCGCGTTGAAGTCCTTGGGGACTGCGCTCCTGGCCGCCGCCCT
Encoded here:
- a CDS encoding type II secretion system F family protein; its protein translation is MTSALLGVTAGTGLFLIWWSCWESPERGPRERKTSRLADLLASAGVDKVSPGGLIGTCLGLGLFVALVFYTVSRSWPIAGCFALFAAWLPISILRWRAKKRSALLRQLWPDVVDHLRSAIRAGLPLPEALIQLGDKGPEELRHVFRDFGADYRAGGQFDASLNKLKHRLADPVADRIVEALRLTREVGGSDLGKLLGTLAEFLRESARTRSELEARQSWTINAARLAVAAPWIVMILLATRPEAVQAYNTAAGAAVLVGGLVVSLVCYSIMLRIGALPQDERVLR
- a CDS encoding CpaF family protein, translating into MDALGIVEDEVRELIRRRGLDPLHQAGEVRRLVEAAVTDYDERALLGPLPPIGPLDAARRFLFDAVAGFGVLQPLLDDPAIEEVWLNAPNEIFVARNGESELTSLSLTEQQVRDLVERMLKSSGRRLDMSSPFVDAALPDGSRLHVVIPDVTRKHWAVNIRKFVVKATRLEHLVELGTLTPQSARFLGAAVSSGLNILVSGATQAGKTTMLNCLAASIGSRERVITVEEIFELQFPLRDVVGLQCRQPNLEGEGEIPLRRLVKEALRMRPDRLVVGEVREAESLDMLIALNSGLPGMCTVHANSAHDAVTKICTLPLLAGENISSAFVVPTVASCIDLVVHCSRHANGRREVTEILSLGRRVENGIIESSPVFTMVDGTLQARANSMPAAEKFHRAGYDVAALLDPR